Proteins found in one Streptomyces sp. NBC_00461 genomic segment:
- the sthA gene encoding Si-specific NAD(P)(+) transhydrogenase, with the protein MPDFDMLVIGSGPGGQKAAIAAAKLGRRVAIVDRPDMVGGVSIHTGTIPSKTLREAVLYLTGLTQRDLYGQSYRLKEDITVADLTARTEHVVSREVDVIRSQLSRNHVSLFAGTGSFVDPHTVVLREVTGHERLLSADHIVIATGTRPARPDSVEFDGRTIMDSDNVLALERVPRSMVIVGAGVIGMEYASMFAALGSKVTVVEKRAGMLDMCDVEIIESLKYHLRDLAVTFRFGETVAAVERHPRGTLTVLESGKKIPADTVMYSAGRQGLTAELDLGKAGLTADRRGRITVDEHYRTEVPHIYAVGDVIGFPALAATSMEQGRSAAYHACGEPVGQMHNLQPIGIYTIPEISFVGRTEDQLTEDSVPFEVGISRYRELARGQIVGDSHGMLKLLVSPEDRRLLGVHCFGSGATELIHIGQTVMGCGGTVDYLVNAVFNYPTLAESYKVAALDATNKLRQIDHIGD; encoded by the coding sequence GTGCCCGACTTCGACATGCTTGTCATCGGATCCGGCCCCGGCGGCCAGAAGGCCGCGATCGCCGCGGCCAAGCTCGGCCGCCGGGTCGCCATCGTCGACCGCCCCGACATGGTCGGCGGGGTCTCCATCCACACCGGCACCATCCCCTCCAAGACCCTGCGGGAGGCGGTGCTGTACCTGACCGGTCTCACCCAGCGCGATCTGTACGGGCAGAGCTACCGGCTGAAGGAGGACATCACCGTCGCCGACCTGACCGCGCGCACCGAGCACGTGGTCAGCCGGGAGGTCGACGTCATCCGCAGCCAGCTCTCCCGCAACCACGTCTCCCTCTTCGCCGGCACGGGAAGCTTCGTCGACCCGCACACCGTCGTGCTGCGCGAGGTCACCGGTCACGAACGGCTGCTCAGCGCGGACCACATCGTCATCGCGACCGGCACCCGCCCGGCACGGCCGGACAGCGTCGAGTTCGACGGCCGTACGATCATGGACTCCGACAACGTCCTCGCCCTCGAACGCGTCCCGCGCTCCATGGTCATCGTCGGTGCCGGTGTGATCGGCATGGAGTACGCGTCGATGTTCGCCGCGCTCGGCAGCAAGGTGACCGTCGTCGAGAAGCGGGCCGGGATGCTCGACATGTGCGACGTCGAGATCATCGAGTCGCTCAAGTACCACCTGCGGGACCTCGCCGTGACGTTCCGTTTCGGGGAGACCGTCGCCGCCGTCGAGCGCCATCCGCGGGGCACGCTGACCGTCCTGGAGAGCGGCAAGAAGATACCGGCCGACACGGTGATGTACTCGGCGGGCCGGCAGGGCCTGACCGCCGAACTCGATCTCGGCAAGGCCGGTTTGACGGCGGACCGGCGTGGCCGGATCACCGTCGACGAGCACTACCGCACCGAGGTGCCGCACATCTACGCCGTGGGTGACGTCATCGGCTTCCCGGCGCTCGCCGCCACCTCCATGGAGCAGGGCCGGTCCGCGGCCTACCACGCCTGCGGTGAGCCGGTCGGGCAGATGCACAACCTGCAGCCCATCGGCATCTACACCATCCCGGAGATCAGCTTCGTCGGCCGGACCGAGGACCAGCTCACCGAGGACAGCGTGCCCTTCGAGGTCGGCATCTCCCGCTACCGAGAACTCGCGCGCGGCCAGATCGTCGGTGACTCCCACGGCATGCTGAAGCTGCTGGTCTCCCCGGAGGACCGCCGGCTGCTCGGCGTGCACTGCTTCGGCTCCGGCGCAACGGAGTTGATCCACATCGGGCAGACCGTGATGGGCTGCGGCGGCACGGTCGACTACCTGGTCAACGCGGTGTTCAACTACCCGACGCTGGCGGAGTCCTACAAGGTCGCCGCCCTGGACGCCACGAACAAACTGCGGCAGATCGACCACATCGGAGACTGA
- a CDS encoding DUF5709 domain-containing protein codes for MDSEPMADDAYQPTGTNEEQADATPLDLQDAVDERTYDDTLDEGYSPPEKPLGVTRYGTTAAEQHAGETLDERLAEEVPDVTVLAGDDVGDLPGGEGEPVDPEAGSQRAGRLVASGEGAHPDTTVATDVGIDGGAAGAEEAAVHVVEDDTEVPDR; via the coding sequence ATGGACTCCGAACCGATGGCCGACGACGCCTACCAGCCCACCGGAACCAACGAGGAACAGGCGGACGCGACGCCGCTCGATCTGCAGGACGCCGTCGACGAACGCACCTACGACGACACCCTCGACGAGGGCTACTCCCCACCGGAAAAGCCGCTCGGCGTGACCAGGTACGGCACGACGGCCGCCGAGCAGCATGCCGGCGAGACCCTGGACGAACGGCTCGCCGAGGAGGTTCCCGACGTGACCGTCCTCGCGGGCGACGACGTCGGCGACCTTCCCGGGGGCGAGGGCGAACCCGTCGACCCCGAGGCCGGTTCGCAGCGCGCGGGCCGCCTGGTCGCCTCGGGCGAGGGAGCGCACCCCGACACGACGGTCGCCACCGACGTGGGCATCGACGGCGGGGCCGCCGGCGCCGAGGAGGCCGCCGTCCATGTCGTCGAGGACGACACCGAAGTGCCGGACCGCTGA